A window from Calliopsis andreniformis isolate RMS-2024a chromosome 5, iyCalAndr_principal, whole genome shotgun sequence encodes these proteins:
- the Ema gene encoding C-type lectin domain containing ema isoform X2: MFRSRSWFGGGLWKPKNPHSLEHLKYLYNVLSKNQTVSENNRSLLVETLRSIAEILIWGDQNDSSVFDFFLEKNMLSFFLRIMKQKCGSYVCVQLLQTLNILFENIRNETSLYYLLSNNHVNSIIVHKFDFSDEEVMAYYISFLKTLSLKLNAHTIHFFYNEHTNDFPLYTEAIKFFNHSEGMVRIAVRTLTLNVYRVEDTSMLAFIRDRTAAPYFSNLVWFIGNHIIELDTCVRNDADHQSQNRLSDLVAEHLDHLHYLNDILCLNISDLNKVLSEHLLHKLLVPLYVYSLMKQKNLLCQNQEERKHVSVVVALFLLSQVFLIVSHGPLVHTLAAVMLLSDLETIQTGASKVLEAYGDITSDKPIAFAPPKQSLEKSLENLSESLTMSDELSEKENDVKEKQESSENETEGVQDINHPSTSFDTVSVGDMPTSKSSEQLDIGTPSEDLEEIKQLNVTDEEKEQRLALESPSTPQTETNLNESLSNKPFLETILNSLFCTENDYAALFALCLLYALANNQGIDRKTLDPILYNSQNSTTNSYNEILIDRLIHIISLSCQTNAKVRLITLELAIKLLTQLVMSEGQNMLKDSHLAAIEAAKEQSTSLLKNFYKSEDIFLDMFEDEYSEIQKRPLNVEWLMMDSNVLLPPTGTPMTGIEFTKRLPCGEVERARRAIRVFFLMRELSLILNMEVETQLPLTNPANCVQVDNVLDLNNSDLIACTVVWKDGQKIRRFLVIDVMQLILVEPDTSKLGWGVAKLVGFLQDIEVAGDKDDSRCLHLTIYKPSSSSTGNRVPLLSTKFIFDDHIRCMAAKQRLTKGRIKARQKKMNQIARLLDIPTSMPHSSTPPNYALRGLRHERIMGRGQRSKDQRPMFTVNKVPGFATRRENIARPSPGISSSTSKRDSSNEKTQENGLRSRDSSPKMPRPRSEEIPLEDMRLRKASLTSNGLSILHTCQEMKDGQISTCSANGEPSTVIRKHSEETSFTCQQEVKPRRKGQVETV, translated from the exons atgtttcgaaGCAGAAGTTGGTTTGGAGGAGGGCTTTGGAAGCCTAAAAATCCTCATTCCCTAGAGCATTTGAA GTACTTGTATAATGTCTTATCAAAAAATCAGACTGTGTCTGAAAACAATAGAAGTTTATTAGTAGAAACTTTGCGTTCCATAGCTGAAATTTTAATATGGGGTGACCAAAATGATAGTAGTGTATTTGa CTTTTTCTTGGAGAAAAATATGCTCTCGTTCTTTTTACGTATTATGAAACAAAAATGTGGAAGCTATGTATGTGTTCAATTATTACAAACATTAAACATACTATTTGAGAATATACGTAATGAAACTTCTTTAT atTATTTATTGAGTAACAATCATGTAAATAGTATAATAGTGCACAAATTTGACTTTAGTGATGAAGAGGTGATGGCATATTATATCAGTTTCTTGAAAACCCTAAGCTTAAAGTTGAATGCTCACACAATTCATTTCTTTTATAACGAG CACACCAATGATTTTCCATTATATACGGAggcaattaaattttttaaccaTTCAGAGGGTATGGTTCGTATAGCAGTGcgaactttaactttaaacgtaTATCGAGTAGAAGATACCTCTATGCTCGCATTCATAAGAGATCGCACTGCTGCACCATATTTCAGTAACCTTGTATGGTTTATTGGTAATCATATTATAGAGCTTGACACTTGTGTCAGAAATGATGCGGA TCATCAAAGTCAAAACAGATTATCGGATTTAGTAGCGGAGCACTTGGATCATTTACATTATTTAAACGACATTCTTTGTTTAAATATATCTGATTTGAATAAAGTTTTGTCAGAACACTTGCTTCATAAATTATTAGTTCCATTGTACGTTTATTCGCTTATGAAACAGAAAAATCTCTTGTGCCAAAATCAG GAAGAGAGAAAACATGTAAGCGTTGTAGTAGCTCTGTTTCTACTTTCTCAAGTATTTTTAATAGTATCACACGGTCCTCTTGTACATACACTAGCAGCAGTGATGTTATTGTCAGATTTAGAAACAATTCAAACAGGTGCAAGCAAAGTACTTGAAGCATATGGTGATATCACGTCTGACAAGCCAATTGCTTTTGCACCACCAAAACAAAGTTTAGAAAAGTCTCTCGAGAATTTAAGCGAATCCTTAACTATGTCTGATGAACTTAGCGAGAAAGAAAATGATGTAAAAGAAAAACAAGAGAGTTCAGAGAATGAAACTGAAGGGGTACAAGACATAAATCATCCCAGTACATCATTCGATACAGTTTCAGTAGGTGACATGCCTACATCGAAGAGTTCAGAACAATTGGACATAGGTACTCCATCCGAGGATTTAGAAGAGATTAAACAACTAAACGTGACTGACGAGGAAAAAGAACAAAGACTGGCATTAGAAAGTCCTTCTACACCTCAAACAGAAACAAATTTGAATGAATCATTATCAAATAAGCCATTTTTGGAAACTATCTTGAATTCTTTATTTTGCACAGAAAATGATTATGCTGCATTGTTTGCATTATGTTTACTTTATGCTCTAGCTAACAATCAG GGTATAGATCGCAAAACATTGGATcccattttatacaattcacAAAATTCCACAACAAATTCATATAATGAAATTCTAATAGACAGACTAATTCATATTATATCACTAAGTTGCCAAACAA ATGCTAAAGTGAGGCTGATCACACTGGAATTGGCAATTAAATTGCTCACACAATTAGTAATGTCAGAAGGACAGAATATGTTGAAAGATTCACATTTGGCAGCTATTGAAGCAGCCAAAGAACAAAGCACgtcattattaaaaaatttttataag AGCGAAGACATTTTTTTGGACATGTTCGAGGATGAATATAGTGAAATTCAAAAACGACCTTTAAATGTCGAATGGTTAATGATGGACAGTAACGTTTTATTACCTCCAACGGGAACCCCAATGACGGGTATCGAATTTACTAAAAGATTACCATGCGGAGAA GTGGAAAGGGCGCGACGTGCTATAAGAGTATTTTTTCTAATGAGAGAAttatctttaatacttaatatgGAAGTGGAGACACAGTTGCCCTTGACAAACCCAGCCAACTGTGTTCAAGTTGACAATGTCCTCGACCTAA ATAATAGTGATTTGATCGCTTGTACGGTTGTATGGAAAGACGGTCAAAAGATACGTCGTTTTCTAGTTATCGATGTTATGCAATTAATTCTTGTTGAACCTGATACTAGTAAGCTCGGTTGGGGAGTGGCAAAATTAGTGGGCTTCTTACAAGATATTGAAGTAGCTGGTGACAAAGATGATTCTAGGTGCCTACACTTAACAATATACAAACCTTCCAGTAGCAGCACTGGCAATCGTGTTCCATTATTGTCGACGAAGTTCATCTTCGATGATCATATTAGATGCATGGCCGCCAAACAAAG GCTAACTAAAGGGAGAATAAAAGCGCGGCAAAAGAAAATGAATCAAATCGCGAGATTACTCGACATTCCTACAAGCATGCCCCACTCTTCAACACCACCGAATTATGCCCTGCGTGGTTTACGACACGAAC GGATAATGGGGCGTGGACAAAGGTCAAAAGATCAACGACCAATGTTCACAGTGAACAAAGTACCTGGATTCGCTACACGCAGGGAAAACATTGCTAGACCTTCCCCTGGTATTTCATCCTCTACTTCCAAGCGTGACAGCTCAAACGAGAAAACTCAAGAAAATGGTTTACGATCTCGAGATAGTTCACCTAAAATGCCAAGACCACGGAGCGAAGAAATACCATTAGAAGACATGCGTCTTCGAAAAGCATCTTTAACGTCTAATGGATTAAGCATATTGCACACGTGTCAAGAGATGAAAGACGGTCAAATTTCTACCTGTTCAGCAAACGGGGAACCATCAACTGTGATTAGAAAACATTCTGAAGAAACGTCGTTCACATGCCAGCAAGAAGTGAAACCGCGTAGAAAAGGTCAAGTGGAGACAGTATGA
- the Mt2 gene encoding tRNA (cytosine(38)-C(5))-methyltransferase, which translates to MRVLELYSGIGGMHYALQESSIKGNVVAAVDINTVANDVYKHNFPNVLLINRNIQSISVEEINALDIDTILMSPPCQPYTRIGLQKDISDNRSISLFHVLELISQIKTLKYILLENVKGFENSEMRNVVLKCLNESGFHYKELIISPCQFGIPNTRYRYYLLAKRKNLKFCFDHLASHFNLPENTLKLLPKSKHALLVEESSTCDSEIIKKSYNLENILENVEESEYLIPKKLLQKRASLLDIRTSQSNGSCCFTKAYAHYVEGTGSVYCPYSEEVITQKFSEANKYSEQSPEISEILGGLRLRYFTPREVCRLMCFPENFTFPEHITRKQKYRLLGNSINIYVVSKLIFLLCTESKST; encoded by the exons ATGAGAGTGTTAGAATTATATAGTGGTATAGGTGGAATGCATTATGCACTTCAAG AGAGCAGCATTAAAGGTAATGTTGTTGCAGcagtcgatataaatacagttgCAAATGATGTGTACAAACACAACTTTCCAAATGTTTTACTTATAAATCGTAATATTCAATCAATTTCTGTAGAAGAGATAAATGCTTTAGATATAGACACTATATTAATGAGTCCCCCATGTCAACCATATACAAGAATAGGACTCCAAAAGGATATATCAGATAATAGATCTATATCATTATTTCATGTTCTTGAATTAATCTCACAAataaaaacattaaaatatatattactTGAAAATGTAAAAGGATTTGAGAACTCAGAAATGAGAAATGTAGTATTGAAATGTCTGAATGAATCTGGATTTCACTATAAAGAATTAATTATAAGTCCATGTCAATTTGGTATTCCAAATACTAGATACAGATATTATTTACTTGCTAAgagaaaaaatttgaaattttgcttTGATCATCTTGCATCGCATTTTAATTTGCCAGAAAACACTTTGAAACTTTTACCAAAAAGTAAACATGCTTTACTAGTAGAAGAAAGTTCCACCTGTGACTCTGAAATCATCAAAAAGTCttataatttagaaaatattttagaaaatgtGGAAGAATCAGAATATCTGATACCAAAAAAGTTGTTGCAGAAAAGAGCCTCATTATTGGATATACGGACATCACAAAGTAATGGCTCTTGCTGTTTTACAAAAGCTTATGCTCATTATGTAGAAGGTACTGGATCTGTTTACTGTCCATATTCAGAGGAAGTGATTACACAAAAGTTTTCAGAAGCAAACAAATACAGTGAACAATCACCAGAAATATCAGAAATATTAGGAGGATTAAGATTACGATATTTTACACCTAGAGAAGTGTGCAGACTGATGTGCTTTCCAGAAAACTTTACTTTTCCAGAACATATAACACGTAAACAGAAGTATAGATTGCTAGGTAATTCAATTAATATATATGTAGTTAGCAAgctaatatttttattatgtaCTGAAAGCAAAAGTACATAa
- the Ema gene encoding C-type lectin domain containing ema isoform X3 yields MIVVYLNYLLSNNHVNSIIVHKFDFSDEEVMAYYISFLKTLSLKLNAHTIHFFYNEVNEHTNDFPLYTEAIKFFNHSEGMVRIAVRTLTLNVYRVEDTSMLAFIRDRTAAPYFSNLVWFIGNHIIELDTCVRNDADHQSQNRLSDLVAEHLDHLHYLNDILCLNISDLNKVLSEHLLHKLLVPLYVYSLMKQKNLLCQNQEERKHVSVVVALFLLSQVFLIVSHGPLVHTLAAVMLLSDLETIQTGASKVLEAYGDITSDKPIAFAPPKQSLEKSLENLSESLTMSDELSEKENDVKEKQESSENETEGVQDINHPSTSFDTVSVGDMPTSKSSEQLDIGTPSEDLEEIKQLNVTDEEKEQRLALESPSTPQTETNLNESLSNKPFLETILNSLFCTENDYAALFALCLLYALANNQGIDRKTLDPILYNSQNSTTNSYNEILIDRLIHIISLSCQTNAKVRLITLELAIKLLTQLVMSEGQNMLKDSHLAAIEAAKEQSTSLLKNFYKSEDIFLDMFEDEYSEIQKRPLNVEWLMMDSNVLLPPTGTPMTGIEFTKRLPCGEVERARRAIRVFFLMRELSLILNMEVETQLPLTNPANCVQVDNVLDLNNSDLIACTVVWKDGQKIRRFLVIDVMQLILVEPDTSKLGWGVAKLVGFLQDIEVAGDKDDSRCLHLTIYKPSSSSTGNRVPLLSTKFIFDDHIRCMAAKQRLTKGRIKARQKKMNQIARLLDIPTSMPHSSTPPNYALRGLRHERIMGRGQRSKDQRPMFTVNKVPGFATRRENIARPSPGISSSTSKRDSSNEKTQENGLRSRDSSPKMPRPRSEEIPLEDMRLRKASLTSNGLSILHTCQEMKDGQISTCSANGEPSTVIRKHSEETSFTCQQEVKPRRKGQVETV; encoded by the exons ATGATAGTAGTGTATTTGa atTATTTATTGAGTAACAATCATGTAAATAGTATAATAGTGCACAAATTTGACTTTAGTGATGAAGAGGTGATGGCATATTATATCAGTTTCTTGAAAACCCTAAGCTTAAAGTTGAATGCTCACACAATTCATTTCTTTTATAACGAGGTAAACGAG CACACCAATGATTTTCCATTATATACGGAggcaattaaattttttaaccaTTCAGAGGGTATGGTTCGTATAGCAGTGcgaactttaactttaaacgtaTATCGAGTAGAAGATACCTCTATGCTCGCATTCATAAGAGATCGCACTGCTGCACCATATTTCAGTAACCTTGTATGGTTTATTGGTAATCATATTATAGAGCTTGACACTTGTGTCAGAAATGATGCGGA TCATCAAAGTCAAAACAGATTATCGGATTTAGTAGCGGAGCACTTGGATCATTTACATTATTTAAACGACATTCTTTGTTTAAATATATCTGATTTGAATAAAGTTTTGTCAGAACACTTGCTTCATAAATTATTAGTTCCATTGTACGTTTATTCGCTTATGAAACAGAAAAATCTCTTGTGCCAAAATCAG GAAGAGAGAAAACATGTAAGCGTTGTAGTAGCTCTGTTTCTACTTTCTCAAGTATTTTTAATAGTATCACACGGTCCTCTTGTACATACACTAGCAGCAGTGATGTTATTGTCAGATTTAGAAACAATTCAAACAGGTGCAAGCAAAGTACTTGAAGCATATGGTGATATCACGTCTGACAAGCCAATTGCTTTTGCACCACCAAAACAAAGTTTAGAAAAGTCTCTCGAGAATTTAAGCGAATCCTTAACTATGTCTGATGAACTTAGCGAGAAAGAAAATGATGTAAAAGAAAAACAAGAGAGTTCAGAGAATGAAACTGAAGGGGTACAAGACATAAATCATCCCAGTACATCATTCGATACAGTTTCAGTAGGTGACATGCCTACATCGAAGAGTTCAGAACAATTGGACATAGGTACTCCATCCGAGGATTTAGAAGAGATTAAACAACTAAACGTGACTGACGAGGAAAAAGAACAAAGACTGGCATTAGAAAGTCCTTCTACACCTCAAACAGAAACAAATTTGAATGAATCATTATCAAATAAGCCATTTTTGGAAACTATCTTGAATTCTTTATTTTGCACAGAAAATGATTATGCTGCATTGTTTGCATTATGTTTACTTTATGCTCTAGCTAACAATCAG GGTATAGATCGCAAAACATTGGATcccattttatacaattcacAAAATTCCACAACAAATTCATATAATGAAATTCTAATAGACAGACTAATTCATATTATATCACTAAGTTGCCAAACAA ATGCTAAAGTGAGGCTGATCACACTGGAATTGGCAATTAAATTGCTCACACAATTAGTAATGTCAGAAGGACAGAATATGTTGAAAGATTCACATTTGGCAGCTATTGAAGCAGCCAAAGAACAAAGCACgtcattattaaaaaatttttataag AGCGAAGACATTTTTTTGGACATGTTCGAGGATGAATATAGTGAAATTCAAAAACGACCTTTAAATGTCGAATGGTTAATGATGGACAGTAACGTTTTATTACCTCCAACGGGAACCCCAATGACGGGTATCGAATTTACTAAAAGATTACCATGCGGAGAA GTGGAAAGGGCGCGACGTGCTATAAGAGTATTTTTTCTAATGAGAGAAttatctttaatacttaatatgGAAGTGGAGACACAGTTGCCCTTGACAAACCCAGCCAACTGTGTTCAAGTTGACAATGTCCTCGACCTAA ATAATAGTGATTTGATCGCTTGTACGGTTGTATGGAAAGACGGTCAAAAGATACGTCGTTTTCTAGTTATCGATGTTATGCAATTAATTCTTGTTGAACCTGATACTAGTAAGCTCGGTTGGGGAGTGGCAAAATTAGTGGGCTTCTTACAAGATATTGAAGTAGCTGGTGACAAAGATGATTCTAGGTGCCTACACTTAACAATATACAAACCTTCCAGTAGCAGCACTGGCAATCGTGTTCCATTATTGTCGACGAAGTTCATCTTCGATGATCATATTAGATGCATGGCCGCCAAACAAAG GCTAACTAAAGGGAGAATAAAAGCGCGGCAAAAGAAAATGAATCAAATCGCGAGATTACTCGACATTCCTACAAGCATGCCCCACTCTTCAACACCACCGAATTATGCCCTGCGTGGTTTACGACACGAAC GGATAATGGGGCGTGGACAAAGGTCAAAAGATCAACGACCAATGTTCACAGTGAACAAAGTACCTGGATTCGCTACACGCAGGGAAAACATTGCTAGACCTTCCCCTGGTATTTCATCCTCTACTTCCAAGCGTGACAGCTCAAACGAGAAAACTCAAGAAAATGGTTTACGATCTCGAGATAGTTCACCTAAAATGCCAAGACCACGGAGCGAAGAAATACCATTAGAAGACATGCGTCTTCGAAAAGCATCTTTAACGTCTAATGGATTAAGCATATTGCACACGTGTCAAGAGATGAAAGACGGTCAAATTTCTACCTGTTCAGCAAACGGGGAACCATCAACTGTGATTAGAAAACATTCTGAAGAAACGTCGTTCACATGCCAGCAAGAAGTGAAACCGCGTAGAAAAGGTCAAGTGGAGACAGTATGA
- the Ema gene encoding C-type lectin domain containing ema isoform X1, protein MFRSRSWFGGGLWKPKNPHSLEHLKYLYNVLSKNQTVSENNRSLLVETLRSIAEILIWGDQNDSSVFDFFLEKNMLSFFLRIMKQKCGSYVCVQLLQTLNILFENIRNETSLYYLLSNNHVNSIIVHKFDFSDEEVMAYYISFLKTLSLKLNAHTIHFFYNEVNEHTNDFPLYTEAIKFFNHSEGMVRIAVRTLTLNVYRVEDTSMLAFIRDRTAAPYFSNLVWFIGNHIIELDTCVRNDADHQSQNRLSDLVAEHLDHLHYLNDILCLNISDLNKVLSEHLLHKLLVPLYVYSLMKQKNLLCQNQEERKHVSVVVALFLLSQVFLIVSHGPLVHTLAAVMLLSDLETIQTGASKVLEAYGDITSDKPIAFAPPKQSLEKSLENLSESLTMSDELSEKENDVKEKQESSENETEGVQDINHPSTSFDTVSVGDMPTSKSSEQLDIGTPSEDLEEIKQLNVTDEEKEQRLALESPSTPQTETNLNESLSNKPFLETILNSLFCTENDYAALFALCLLYALANNQGIDRKTLDPILYNSQNSTTNSYNEILIDRLIHIISLSCQTNAKVRLITLELAIKLLTQLVMSEGQNMLKDSHLAAIEAAKEQSTSLLKNFYKSEDIFLDMFEDEYSEIQKRPLNVEWLMMDSNVLLPPTGTPMTGIEFTKRLPCGEVERARRAIRVFFLMRELSLILNMEVETQLPLTNPANCVQVDNVLDLNNSDLIACTVVWKDGQKIRRFLVIDVMQLILVEPDTSKLGWGVAKLVGFLQDIEVAGDKDDSRCLHLTIYKPSSSSTGNRVPLLSTKFIFDDHIRCMAAKQRLTKGRIKARQKKMNQIARLLDIPTSMPHSSTPPNYALRGLRHERIMGRGQRSKDQRPMFTVNKVPGFATRRENIARPSPGISSSTSKRDSSNEKTQENGLRSRDSSPKMPRPRSEEIPLEDMRLRKASLTSNGLSILHTCQEMKDGQISTCSANGEPSTVIRKHSEETSFTCQQEVKPRRKGQVETV, encoded by the exons atgtttcgaaGCAGAAGTTGGTTTGGAGGAGGGCTTTGGAAGCCTAAAAATCCTCATTCCCTAGAGCATTTGAA GTACTTGTATAATGTCTTATCAAAAAATCAGACTGTGTCTGAAAACAATAGAAGTTTATTAGTAGAAACTTTGCGTTCCATAGCTGAAATTTTAATATGGGGTGACCAAAATGATAGTAGTGTATTTGa CTTTTTCTTGGAGAAAAATATGCTCTCGTTCTTTTTACGTATTATGAAACAAAAATGTGGAAGCTATGTATGTGTTCAATTATTACAAACATTAAACATACTATTTGAGAATATACGTAATGAAACTTCTTTAT atTATTTATTGAGTAACAATCATGTAAATAGTATAATAGTGCACAAATTTGACTTTAGTGATGAAGAGGTGATGGCATATTATATCAGTTTCTTGAAAACCCTAAGCTTAAAGTTGAATGCTCACACAATTCATTTCTTTTATAACGAGGTAAACGAG CACACCAATGATTTTCCATTATATACGGAggcaattaaattttttaaccaTTCAGAGGGTATGGTTCGTATAGCAGTGcgaactttaactttaaacgtaTATCGAGTAGAAGATACCTCTATGCTCGCATTCATAAGAGATCGCACTGCTGCACCATATTTCAGTAACCTTGTATGGTTTATTGGTAATCATATTATAGAGCTTGACACTTGTGTCAGAAATGATGCGGA TCATCAAAGTCAAAACAGATTATCGGATTTAGTAGCGGAGCACTTGGATCATTTACATTATTTAAACGACATTCTTTGTTTAAATATATCTGATTTGAATAAAGTTTTGTCAGAACACTTGCTTCATAAATTATTAGTTCCATTGTACGTTTATTCGCTTATGAAACAGAAAAATCTCTTGTGCCAAAATCAG GAAGAGAGAAAACATGTAAGCGTTGTAGTAGCTCTGTTTCTACTTTCTCAAGTATTTTTAATAGTATCACACGGTCCTCTTGTACATACACTAGCAGCAGTGATGTTATTGTCAGATTTAGAAACAATTCAAACAGGTGCAAGCAAAGTACTTGAAGCATATGGTGATATCACGTCTGACAAGCCAATTGCTTTTGCACCACCAAAACAAAGTTTAGAAAAGTCTCTCGAGAATTTAAGCGAATCCTTAACTATGTCTGATGAACTTAGCGAGAAAGAAAATGATGTAAAAGAAAAACAAGAGAGTTCAGAGAATGAAACTGAAGGGGTACAAGACATAAATCATCCCAGTACATCATTCGATACAGTTTCAGTAGGTGACATGCCTACATCGAAGAGTTCAGAACAATTGGACATAGGTACTCCATCCGAGGATTTAGAAGAGATTAAACAACTAAACGTGACTGACGAGGAAAAAGAACAAAGACTGGCATTAGAAAGTCCTTCTACACCTCAAACAGAAACAAATTTGAATGAATCATTATCAAATAAGCCATTTTTGGAAACTATCTTGAATTCTTTATTTTGCACAGAAAATGATTATGCTGCATTGTTTGCATTATGTTTACTTTATGCTCTAGCTAACAATCAG GGTATAGATCGCAAAACATTGGATcccattttatacaattcacAAAATTCCACAACAAATTCATATAATGAAATTCTAATAGACAGACTAATTCATATTATATCACTAAGTTGCCAAACAA ATGCTAAAGTGAGGCTGATCACACTGGAATTGGCAATTAAATTGCTCACACAATTAGTAATGTCAGAAGGACAGAATATGTTGAAAGATTCACATTTGGCAGCTATTGAAGCAGCCAAAGAACAAAGCACgtcattattaaaaaatttttataag AGCGAAGACATTTTTTTGGACATGTTCGAGGATGAATATAGTGAAATTCAAAAACGACCTTTAAATGTCGAATGGTTAATGATGGACAGTAACGTTTTATTACCTCCAACGGGAACCCCAATGACGGGTATCGAATTTACTAAAAGATTACCATGCGGAGAA GTGGAAAGGGCGCGACGTGCTATAAGAGTATTTTTTCTAATGAGAGAAttatctttaatacttaatatgGAAGTGGAGACACAGTTGCCCTTGACAAACCCAGCCAACTGTGTTCAAGTTGACAATGTCCTCGACCTAA ATAATAGTGATTTGATCGCTTGTACGGTTGTATGGAAAGACGGTCAAAAGATACGTCGTTTTCTAGTTATCGATGTTATGCAATTAATTCTTGTTGAACCTGATACTAGTAAGCTCGGTTGGGGAGTGGCAAAATTAGTGGGCTTCTTACAAGATATTGAAGTAGCTGGTGACAAAGATGATTCTAGGTGCCTACACTTAACAATATACAAACCTTCCAGTAGCAGCACTGGCAATCGTGTTCCATTATTGTCGACGAAGTTCATCTTCGATGATCATATTAGATGCATGGCCGCCAAACAAAG GCTAACTAAAGGGAGAATAAAAGCGCGGCAAAAGAAAATGAATCAAATCGCGAGATTACTCGACATTCCTACAAGCATGCCCCACTCTTCAACACCACCGAATTATGCCCTGCGTGGTTTACGACACGAAC GGATAATGGGGCGTGGACAAAGGTCAAAAGATCAACGACCAATGTTCACAGTGAACAAAGTACCTGGATTCGCTACACGCAGGGAAAACATTGCTAGACCTTCCCCTGGTATTTCATCCTCTACTTCCAAGCGTGACAGCTCAAACGAGAAAACTCAAGAAAATGGTTTACGATCTCGAGATAGTTCACCTAAAATGCCAAGACCACGGAGCGAAGAAATACCATTAGAAGACATGCGTCTTCGAAAAGCATCTTTAACGTCTAATGGATTAAGCATATTGCACACGTGTCAAGAGATGAAAGACGGTCAAATTTCTACCTGTTCAGCAAACGGGGAACCATCAACTGTGATTAGAAAACATTCTGAAGAAACGTCGTTCACATGCCAGCAAGAAGTGAAACCGCGTAGAAAAGGTCAAGTGGAGACAGTATGA
- the Maf-s gene encoding MAF bZIP transcription factor K has translation MEGKRSIKMDPLSPGPCLDISDDELVTISVRDLNRQLKLRGLSREEIVRMKQRRRTLKNRGYAASCRIKRIEQKDELESEKTQEYRDMETMQEDNNRMRVEIESWHSKYQALKKFAAENKIHIPPELETI, from the exons ATGGAAGGAAAGCGATCTATAAAAATG GATCCGCTATCACCTGGGCCGTGTTTAGATATTAGTGATGATGAGCTAGTAACAATATCGGTAAGAGATTTGAACAGACAACTAAAATTACGTGGATTGTCACGAGAAGAAATAGTTCGTATGAAACAACGCAGACGTACACTAAAGAACAGAGGATATGCTGCAAGTTGTCGAATCAAAAGAATCGAGCAAAAGGATGAATTAGAATCAGAGAAAACGCAGGAGTATCGTGATATGGAAACCATGCAAGAGGACAATAATCGTATGAGGGTTGAAATAGAATCTTGGCATTCTAAGTATCAGGCACTGAAGAAATTTGCAGCAGAGAACAAGATTCACATTCCACCTGAACTAGAAACCATATAA